The genomic region cgacgccgaggagatgatgTCGCTCATCGAGGGATTCCACAAACAGTTTATGGCAAAGTACGCATAACCCCAGACGCAGAGAAATGTGCTATAGGAGCGAGCATGTAGAAAACCCACAGTAGAGGAGCATTCATATCCGGTAGAGCATGTCATTAGTGGACGAGCGTGGCTCTCTCTATCCGGTTGCGAAGTCTCATTATCAACACCGCATGCTGGCTCCCGTCCCGCCCCTTGCGCGCCGCTTGCGGTTGGATCAACGGCAAGTTGGGCTTCAGGACTTGTCGcaactctctctctcacacACCTCTTCTTCCCATGTGTTTTAAAAATGTTGAAATCTCGCGCCACTGCACAGCTCCAGGTTTCGCCCGGAAAGTTTCGCCTGCAAAAAACTTTTGCAAAAGACTCGGCTAGGCCTTGCCCGCACGCTGAGTCGAACAGCGGTTAGCTCAGATGAGGAACACGCCACAACGAACTGTGATAACCACCTACACTATACGGGCTGGTTGAAAATTCGGATTTTCTGGCGTATAGGATTTGACCGCTCCAATTGAACAGTCCGATTTCGGCTTATTGGAATGTCGTTTGAAGGATGACTTCTGACATCTGGCcacggcgaggtcgaggatggAGCTGGGCCAGACCAGGCGCGCTCCAACAGGCACCAAGCGGAGATTGATAGTTGATGTGTCTGCTAGTAGGTTGACGCGAGGGGGTAGGGGGACGACGGCTGGTTGAGGTATTAGAGGCATACGGCGTGAATGGCGGGCGTCCTTATTGGGCTGACTGAGAGTTGGTGAGCGGCCGATGAGCTGTTGAGGTGAGTACATGAGATATAGCGAGCGGCCTCGTCCGAGCGCGTGTGCTCCCGTTGTGATGCTGATGGGCGATAAGCACATTATTACATTGTTGGGATCGCTCTCCAATGTTGGGTTTGGGTTCGTCTTCAGCAGCTGTGAGATGACATTatcctccctctctcctcggcgcccaCCTCCAACCGCTCTTCGCGCATCGTCAATTCCCTCGGCCCACTCAGCCACTCAGCCGCTCAACGCATCCCCAATGTAACCATGCAATATAGACTACAGGCCCTATTGACACGATGAAAGAAACGGGAAATTTAGATGGGTGGCGGGACCCTATACAACAAGGTACATAGCGGCACCTGGCTGCCATGGCCTTATAGATAAAATATTAGACAGCatggccgacctcgaccgtgGCATATTGATGCTGTGCAATTTGAGCCTGCACGGGTGGAGGGGTGACGCGGTACTGTGTGTGCTGGACGACGGGTGCCTCTTCCGCGCAGATGCCGTACATGTTTTCGAGGGTGCGGCTGCGTGCGGGGGACGGCCGCGTTGGCGTTTGCACTTGGGGGTCCGCGAACGGGTCGGGGTCAAGGGGGGGGACAGGGACGCGTCTCGCCTGTGGTTGGCGGATACGGGATGGCGATGGGTTTGCGGCAGGGGAGTCGGTGGGGGAGTTGAAGACGCCGGCATTGTCGTACGCTAGCCATTCCTCGTAGTGCGTGTTGCGGAAATGAgaggcgtcgtcgtcgagctgcaTGACCTGGCtgtggtcgtcgtccgagtcgctgCGCGCGTACGGGTACGCTCCCTGGGCTTGGTTCATGCTGGGCTTGGTCAAGTCGAGCCGGGTCGGGCTGGACCCCACGCCCGCCAGGCCAGGCCCCACGCTACCGCGTGACCTCCCTTGATTGGCAAAGGGGACGGCAAATGTCGAGAGATGCCTCCAACGCGAGCGTTGGTTTGGAAGCGGCCCGTCAGAGAAGTCGAGTGCAGAGTGCTGCGTGCCATTGCGGCGCAGGTCGCTTGCGCCTCCTTTTTCCAACGCTGCGCCGTAGGTGCTAAAGGCGTACGGGTTTGACTCAGCGGGCGTGCTGATGATTTTGCTGCGCTTGCTACGGCGCTGTTGTCAGTGGCAGGTATTCGGATGACTCACAACACAGAACATGATGACCAACAGGGCCACGCCGATGGCAGCGATAACGCCGATTGCGATACCCGCTTTCGCTCCAGCGGAGAGGCTCTCGTTCTCAGACCCTGCACTGGCCGCTGTGGCAGAGTTTGAGGCATTAGTTGAGGGAGAGGCAGCACGAGACGGTGAGGCAGTCACACCTGGGCTGGTGGGATGGACTTTTGGCGTCAGGGATGTCCCCCCAGGCGCGACCGAGCGCGAAGATGCAATGCCTGCAACGGCAGCCGCGGATGAACTGGCGAGAgcagatgacgaggacgagacaGCACCGATGATGCCAGCAACGACTTCTGAGCTTGTAGGAGTATCAGCAGCGGTGGTGGACTCAGCAGAGGCAGCAGCTGTGGTTTGGCTTGGCTGGCCAAAAGTTTCCTGGGTTGGGCCAGCGGCCAATTCCTGTGTAATGGATGTCTCTGGTGGTGCCTGCCAGACCTCCTGTgacttggccgccgcgatCTGCTTGTTGGTCGTTTCGGCAGGCGGAGCGGACtcggaagaggaggaagtcCCTTGCGGTGCGGGGTCTGTGGAAGGGGCGGGAtcgggcgtcggcgtcgactcACTAAAGGTCAGTTACAACGACGACCGGTACGCACGGCGGCTGAACGTCAGGAATCGTCGTCGGGATCGAGCTTGGAGCAGGGGCAGGGTTCCCGCTCGGGGCACCAGAGTTGCTTGGGCTCTGAGGCGGTGATGGCACCGCCCCGTCTGTCCCCTGTGGTGTTTGTCTCACAGTCTGCTGATGGGTATCGTCGGTCGACACGCCGTCTaccttggcggcctcgcTCGGGGAAGGGGTGATGTGGGTGACGTTGGGAGGCGGGGTATCGGTGACGCCGGAGGAAGGGACGCTGGGGGATTGGGTGTCGACATTAGGGGCTGGGGTATCGTTCTTAGCTGGTGGTGACGCATCGTtggtgctcgagctcggagGGGGGGATGTATTGGCGCTAGACTCCTGTCTGGCAACGTGGGGGATATAGCGAACAGCGCGTCCGAGGAAAGGCAGGGTCTCGGGGTGGTGTGCACGCTCCTCGGGCGGGTGATGGAAGTGttgccggcggcgcagtCGAGCCACCACGGGAGCCGTGTCGGCTGTCATTGTTCGGAGTCGAGAATCGGCAGGATGTAGATGTCCGTGTCGGCGGtggggcgaggtggagatgaagagatGAAGAGGGGACAAAGGGGTCGGAGGTGGCGAATACTCGGGCGCTGCCGCGAGCGAACAAGATAAAGATCGTGAGGGTAGAACGAAGGGCGACAAGGAGGGTAGAAGAGAGGGTGACAAGACACGAAGAGGAGATAAGAAGAGAGGACAAAAGGAGtaaggagaggagggggggatAGGTTGAGCGAGTGTGTTGTTGATGGATGGAGCGAGTGTGTCGGATGTGTTGCATGTGTTGCATGGCTCGCAAGGTCTCACCAGGGCCAAGTCGGGAATCCCAACGTTAGATGCGGCCCAAGTTAGCTGTTGCTAGGGACTAGATCTGTTCGGACCTCGTAGCCGCAGGGTTAGACATCATTCAAACGTATAGGAGAGCTAGATCTGGGGGGTGTTGACACCTAAAGAAGAGTGGCTGGGAGGGTGGTCGCGGGCAAGTAGCGGCCCCTGCCCAGTTGCCCAGTTGCCCAGTTGCCTAGTGCCCAGTTTGTTTGCCCAGCCTACCCAACAATAATCGATGATGTGAGCGCGTCCACGCAAAGTGTCGAGTGAGGCGTTTTAGAATGCTCGATGGACGAGACCGCGGACCGGCATCCCCTGCCGGCCCCTGACCTCCGTACAGTCTTCTTCCGCCCTGTCATTAGGTTTGGCATAATGCCCATTAGTAAAATGACCGTTTCATGAATAGTGGGTTCAGGGGTTTAACCCGGGGTAGTTGGTCCCGGTTTCCTGGTGCTGCATTCCTCGGTCCTGAGATTTCCCCTGAACGCCATCAGCCAGACGCGTAGACAAACAGAACCTTGTCAACATGGGCTCAAGTTGGGTCAAACACTTCAAACAACCCTTGACGCTACCCTCAAGTCGAAAAGGCGCGCTCAGACCGTGCGGGGTATTCGTGTGCATGGTATCGTCTCAACGGGGCCTGCAGTCAGACCTGCCGGCATCCCCAGCCAAGCCAGGGCAGGGGGTATGAGCGTCACCCAAGCGCAAGACTGGTCGTGTGGGAGCGGTGTTTGAGAATCAGGTAATGCCGTGCTGTGCATGTCGCTCGTTGACGCATGTGCGACAAATGTCGCCAGTCGATGTGTGAAGATTCCACTTTGCGTCCCCTTCATCTAGtgctccttgccctccttggcgcgcaCCTTGAACTCACCACGGCCGCGCACACCGAGCACTTGGTCAAGAGCCCACTGGCGGCACGCAcggtcctcggcggcatccTTTGTCCAGCGACTGCGTGCGACGATGCCCCACCCACGCGTGGACGGGATGCGCAggctctccttctcccactTCCAACCGCACTGAAGgccccaccacccaagCCACATGACATACGCCTTGTACCGGCTCGCACCGGGGTCAAGGCCGGCCTCAAAGCCACCCTCGGGAGTGTGCGCGTGCGCCGGTGGGTTGAACTCGTTGGACGTGAACTTGTCATCAAGCGTGTGCAGGCAGCATGGGAGCGAGAGGAAAGGGATCGGCTTGGCAgggaggagcgagaggagagggatCCAcggctgcggtcagctAGACTGCACGACACAGCGACTCACCGTaagctcgtcggcgtggtTGCCGAGAAGGAATGAGTCGTCGGGGATGACATTCGCTCCGCGACCCGGCCACGCGCCTGCTTCCCATTCCCCGATCGTACTTGGGAACAATGACGGCATATCGATGGGAAGTTCGACGAGCGCACACCGCGTTGCCTCGGGGTACTGCGGCCAGGTGCGACGTTGCCGCAGCTCGTACCCTCGCCCAGCGTATCCCTGAAAGTCAGCTGAGCTGGCTTGCAATTATGAGGTTACGCACCTCGGATACTAGAATGTGCACCAGAAGTCCGTTGCCCTGTTCATTAGTCCCGGCCTCGCACCTCGCACTCAGATAAAGACTTACGCATCCGAGATCAACAAAGCCCCCTGGTGGGCGACCCCACTTGTCCCACTCCATGCCCACCTCGCTTCCCTCTCGCGGAGGGTAAATGTCGCGCCAGAGCAGCATGAGAAAGGCGGCGATAGCAATGTCCTGTGATCCCCAAGTTGCAATGTTGTTTGGCAACAAACGGTCGTCGGGTGAGCCTCCGTCTCGCACACTCTGTCCGTTGGCACGGTACGAGCCCCACTCACCTTCCACACGTGTCGCTTGACGTCCTCAACCTTTGTGCTCCACGGCTGGGGTACACGGCTGTCCAGCTGCTTGTGCCGCTCCTTGAGGGCCTGGTAGAGGTCCTGGAACGGCTCACGCGATACAACGACGTCGTGGTGCACGCGCTTGACGTAGCCGTGCGCGGTACCATGGCCGTGCTTGTGCAGcttctcgaggagatgCAGGCAGGTGCgctggaggcggcgctcggcTGCTACGCGGGCCTCTTCGCGACCCTCGGGTGTGTCGTCTTCAAGGACAGTGGCGGGCGGTGCGACGACCTCAGTGGCGGATGACGGCCCGGCGAGGGGAGAGCGCTTCCGCTGAGGTTTCGGCGGAGGGCCTAAGACGTCGCCTGCAGGCGTCGGCGAGTCCTCGAATGGGAGGTATCCAATGTAGATGCGACCGTAAACGCGAGGACCATCCCCTTCTTGAGGTTCGCCGGTCTCGTCGGCTTTCCACATGAACCCTAACTGCCTCACTGGCGGGTGGTAGTATGGCATTTCAGCTGCCGAGATCACTTCGGGCGTCTTGACGACAAAACCGAGCCGCCCGTCGTCGGATGAGTACGCTGCATTGCGCTGGCAGAGTCTGGCGTCGCGGTGCACCTGTCGTGGCACAAAGCGGACACGTAGTCTCTCGATCGGCACGGGATCCACACCGATGTGCGCTGCCAATGCGTCGTCCACCGCATCCGTGGCCGGGATGCCAGGAAGCTTCTCGGCGCGCAGAATGAGACTCGAGTTCTGCTCGGGATGCAACGACTGCTCCTGGAGGACGGAGtggaagaggtcgagggggaAATACGCCGGGGCCGAGAGAGGGACGACCCAGCCTGGTGCTGATAGGGGGGTGGTCGCGTCGTGAGGAAGGTAGGTCGGCTCGAACTTGGGCCGCGAGATTTCCTTACcaggcttgggcttgagtGTGGGGTTTGGCTTTGCCGGTTTGGATACCTTGGCCTCTGAGGCGACGGCTGCTAGTGGGTCAACCTGGTCTTCAAGGGCCATGATTTTGGTCGTTAGGACGGAAAGTGCGGAAAGAAAGAAAAGTGGGTGGGTGTAAGGCAAAGTTCAGAGTGATAGATTGTCGATCTTTGGTGAAATGACGTCCAGGAACCACAGGAACCATTATCCGCACATTGCCTCGAGTCTAGACTTTTACGGACATTTTCTTGTCATCTCCGTTTTCTGGTTGTACGCGCTATAATGCCCTGATTATGGTGCCTGCTTTTACCTCAAATGGGCGGGGGAAGTGAACGTGAACGTGTCCAAGCTTCAGGACCCACCCCATTTCTATTACCCGCGTCTCTTTTCCACGTAGCCACTGAGAGGCCCATAGTTGGGTACCCCCGCCCTTCTCTTCGCTTCGTTTCTTTCAATCACTCCAACCACCATCAAAATGTCGGCAGTGGACAACAAGTTCcccgccgaggtcaaggctCAGGACGCCGTCAATGGCGTCCAGGCTAACGGCTCCTCCAAGCCGGCCTTCCGCCTGTAAGTCACGCATCCCTGCTCCCTACTACCTTGCCTGTCGCTGACAGTAGCACCAACTCGCCCTGCATCCC from Cutaneotrichosporon cavernicola HIS019 DNA, chromosome: 2 harbors:
- the TRM44 gene encoding uncharacterized protein (Predicted AdoMet-dependent methyltransferase), producing the protein MALEDQVDPLAAVASEAKVSKPAKPNPTLKPKPGKEISRPKFEPTYLPHDATTPLSAPGWVVPLSAPAYFPLDLFHSVLQEQSLHPEQNSSLILRAEKLPGIPATDAVDDALAAHIGVDPVPIERLRVRFVPRQVHRDARLCQRNAAYSSDDGRLGFVVKTPEVISAAEMPYYHPPVRQLGFMWKADETGEPQEGDGPRVYGRIYIGYLPFEDSPTPAGDVLGPPPKPQRKRSPLAGPSSATEVVAPPATVLEDDTPEGREEARVAAERRLQRTCLHLLEKLHKHGHGTAHGYVKRVHHDVVVSREPFQDLYQALKERHKQLDSRVPQPWSTKVEDVKRHVWKSVRDGGSPDDRLLPNNIATWGSQDIAIAAFLMLLWRDIYPPREGSEVGMEWDKWGRPPGGFVDLGCGNGLLVHILVSEGYAGRGYELRQRRTWPQYPEATRCALVELPIDMPSLFPSTIGEWEAGAWPGRGANVIPDDSFLLGNHADELTPWIPLLSLLPAKPIPFLSLPCCLHTLDDKFTSNEFNPPAHAHTPEGGFEAGLDPGASRYKAYVMWLGWWGLQCGWKWEKESLRIPSTRGWGIVARSRWTKDAAEDRACRQWALDQVLGVRGRGEFKVRAKEGKEH